One segment of Gordonia terrae DNA contains the following:
- a CDS encoding MFS transporter, whose amino-acid sequence MGAALLEDLIPLYPLYAVLFADPAVPGAGLGPAEISALFVIWSVSSVIVEVPAGVLADRLSRRKLLVVGPMITASGFALWTAAPSFLSFATGFVLWALGGSLRSGTTQALVYDELVRLGRTHDYVRLSGRMRAAAALGVIGGTALAAPLFSWGGYGLVGVASVVACLVCSLLSAMLPETRADRNRPDHDDLGSADGEPDPGWYAIVRSGRRSLRTQPVARRMLLLGVALTWVAALDEYLPLLIGSFLGDDAGGSGHTDPGGVALLMIVVSVGDIAGALAAGRFRSVAAIAPAVGLGAIVLIAAALWGHPVAALGVAVAFGVLGWARVVADAELQDRLSSTSRATVTSLAGMGEEVVAILAYAGWALGSAWLGPAGLFVVAALPYVVVSGMLIGGAMTVSASRRCRNRMSRNAPM is encoded by the coding sequence GTGGGTGCCGCCCTCCTCGAAGACCTGATCCCGCTCTATCCGCTCTACGCCGTGCTCTTCGCCGACCCCGCAGTCCCGGGCGCCGGCCTCGGGCCCGCCGAGATCTCGGCCCTGTTCGTGATCTGGTCGGTGTCGTCGGTGATCGTCGAGGTTCCCGCCGGAGTGCTGGCCGACCGCCTGTCCCGGCGGAAGCTGCTCGTCGTCGGTCCGATGATCACCGCCTCGGGTTTCGCGCTCTGGACGGCGGCGCCGTCGTTCCTCTCCTTCGCCACCGGATTCGTGCTGTGGGCACTCGGGGGTTCCCTGCGGTCCGGAACGACCCAGGCCCTGGTCTACGACGAACTGGTTCGACTGGGCCGCACGCACGACTACGTACGGTTGTCCGGGCGCATGCGGGCGGCCGCGGCGCTCGGGGTCATCGGCGGCACCGCCCTGGCTGCGCCCCTGTTCTCCTGGGGTGGTTATGGCCTGGTCGGCGTCGCGAGCGTCGTCGCCTGCCTGGTGTGTTCGCTGCTGTCGGCGATGCTGCCCGAGACGCGCGCCGACCGGAACCGGCCGGACCACGACGACCTCGGGTCCGCAGACGGCGAACCGGACCCGGGCTGGTACGCGATCGTCCGCAGTGGCCGGCGGTCGCTGCGGACACAACCGGTGGCGCGACGGATGTTGCTGCTGGGCGTCGCCCTGACCTGGGTCGCGGCGCTCGACGAATACCTCCCGCTGCTGATCGGGTCGTTCCTGGGCGACGACGCGGGCGGGTCGGGGCACACCGATCCGGGCGGGGTCGCCCTGCTGATGATCGTGGTGTCGGTCGGCGACATCGCGGGCGCGCTCGCCGCGGGCCGGTTTCGGTCGGTTGCCGCGATCGCGCCCGCCGTGGGGCTCGGTGCGATCGTGCTCATCGCAGCCGCGCTGTGGGGGCACCCGGTGGCAGCGCTGGGCGTCGCCGTCGCATTCGGCGTCCTGGGCTGGGCGCGGGTCGTCGCCGACGCCGAACTGCAGGACCGGCTGAGTTCGACCTCGCGCGCCACCGTCACGTCGCTGGCCGGGATGGGTGAGGAAGTGGTCGCGATCCTGGCGTACGCCGGCTGGGCTCTGGGCTCGGCGTGGCTGGGGCCTGCCGGCCTCTTCGTCGTCGCCGCGCTGCCCTACGTCGTGGTCTCGGGGATGCTGATCGGCGGTGCGATGACGGTCAGCGCGTCGCGGCGATGCCGAAACCGTATGTCGCGGAACGCCCCGATGTAA
- a CDS encoding WhiB family transcriptional regulator: MDWRHKAICRDEDPELFFPVGTSGPAIAQVADAKLVCARCPVTADCLSWALESGQDAGVWGGMSEDERRALKRRTARTRTRSSV, encoded by the coding sequence ATGGACTGGCGTCACAAGGCCATCTGTCGCGACGAGGATCCGGAACTGTTCTTCCCCGTGGGGACCAGCGGCCCGGCCATCGCGCAGGTCGCCGACGCGAAGCTCGTCTGCGCACGGTGCCCCGTCACCGCCGACTGCCTCTCGTGGGCTCTCGAGTCCGGCCAGGATGCCGGCGTCTGGGGCGGCATGAGCGAGGACGAGCGACGCGCCCTCAAGCGCCGTACCGCACGTACGCGTACCCGGAGCAGCGTCTAG